A stretch of the Clostridium botulinum genome encodes the following:
- a CDS encoding TlyA family RNA methyltransferase, whose product MSNVKSERLDVLLVEKNIFESREKAKIAIMEGKIFVNGQRVDKCGQKVKVDSDIEFKGEVMPYVSRGGYKLEKSMKSFNIELEGKSCMDIGASTGGFTDCMLQNGAIKVFSVDVGYGQFAWKLRTDPRVVCMERTNARYLTFDDLGEYPDFASIDVSFISLKKIVPAVANLLSETGEVVALIKPQFEAGRDKVGKKGVVREASTHKEVINDILTFLKENNLRIKGLDYSPIKGPEGNIEYLVYFTKNKNYDKEFDFNIIDTVVNSSHEDL is encoded by the coding sequence ATGAGCAATGTCAAAAGTGAGAGATTAGATGTTCTTTTAGTTGAAAAGAATATTTTTGAATCAAGAGAAAAAGCTAAAATTGCCATTATGGAAGGAAAAATATTCGTAAATGGTCAAAGAGTAGACAAATGTGGTCAAAAAGTAAAAGTAGATTCAGATATTGAATTTAAAGGCGAAGTTATGCCATATGTAAGTAGAGGCGGATATAAATTAGAAAAATCAATGAAAAGCTTTAATATAGAGCTTGAAGGAAAGTCATGTATGGACATTGGTGCTTCAACAGGTGGATTTACTGATTGTATGCTTCAAAATGGTGCTATAAAAGTCTTTTCTGTAGATGTTGGATATGGTCAATTTGCATGGAAATTAAGAACTGATCCAAGAGTTGTTTGTATGGAAAGAACTAATGCTAGATATTTAACGTTTGATGATTTAGGAGAATATCCTGATTTTGCAAGTATTGATGTATCATTTATATCCTTAAAAAAAATAGTACCAGCTGTTGCAAATTTACTTTCAGAAACAGGAGAGGTAGTTGCACTAATCAAGCCACAATTTGAGGCTGGAAGAGATAAAGTCGGAAAAAAAGGTGTTGTAAGAGAAGCAAGTACTCATAAAGAAGTAATTAATGATATATTGACTTTCTTAAAGGAAAATAATTTAAGGATTAAGGGACTTGATTATTCACCTATAAAAGGACCGGAAGGAAATATAGAGTATTTAGTATATTTTACAAAAAACAAGAATTATGATAAGGAATTTGACTTTAATATTATAGACACAGTTGTTAATTCTTCACATGAGGACTTATAG
- the spoIVB gene encoding SpoIVB peptidase, protein MKNKMKCIICWSLVPIFMLIALACFQISHIPNTIFIRKNQQLNSNYIIKLGMNKLKLNNSKSDYDKSISVNLLGVLPIKSVSVKSVPQIYVYPGGTPVGVRLSTKGVLVVSLSDIQSEKGKIVSPAAESGIQVGDMIININNKPINSSEDLIKEINLNKKNNLNVTIERNGKILDKTIVPIKDKVNNVYKIGLWVRDSTSGVGTLTFYDKKTNKFAALGHPITDVDTGNVLKIDKGEIVESSIISVRKGQKGSPGELRGIFMNEESILGSVSKNTLCGIYGKSKSSLVCNKYNKPLKIALRSEIKEGPAKILTTIDGTEPKLYDIKIEKLLFQDVPGPKSMVIKITDNELLNKTGGIVQGMSGSPIIQDNKLVGAVTHVLINRPDVGYGIYIEWMLKDAEILQNN, encoded by the coding sequence ATGAAAAATAAAATGAAATGCATAATATGCTGGAGTTTAGTTCCTATATTTATGTTAATTGCTCTTGCATGTTTTCAGATTTCACATATTCCTAATACCATTTTTATAAGAAAAAATCAGCAATTAAACTCCAATTATATTATAAAATTAGGAATGAATAAATTAAAGTTAAACAATAGTAAAAGTGATTATGATAAAAGTATAAGTGTAAATTTATTGGGAGTTTTGCCTATAAAATCGGTTAGTGTAAAATCAGTACCACAAATTTATGTATATCCTGGAGGAACTCCAGTAGGAGTCAGACTTAGTACAAAGGGAGTGTTAGTAGTATCTTTATCAGATATACAATCAGAAAAAGGAAAAATTGTAAGTCCAGCAGCAGAAAGTGGCATACAAGTAGGAGATATGATCATAAATATAAATAATAAGCCTATAAATTCATCAGAAGATCTTATTAAAGAAATAAATTTGAATAAAAAAAATAATTTAAATGTTACAATAGAAAGAAATGGGAAGATTCTAGATAAAACAATAGTTCCTATAAAAGATAAAGTAAATAATGTTTATAAAATAGGTTTATGGGTCAGAGATTCAACTTCAGGTGTTGGAACTTTAACATTTTATGATAAAAAAACTAATAAATTTGCTGCATTGGGACATCCTATAACAGATGTTGATACTGGAAATGTACTAAAAATTGACAAAGGTGAAATTGTAGAATCTTCTATAATATCTGTGAGAAAAGGACAAAAAGGAAGTCCTGGGGAACTTAGAGGAATATTTATGAATGAAGAATCTATATTAGGTAGCGTAAGCAAAAATACGTTATGTGGAATATACGGTAAATCAAAAAGTAGCTTAGTTTGTAATAAATACAATAAACCTCTTAAAATAGCATTAAGAAGCGAAATAAAAGAAGGACCAGCTAAGATTTTAACAACTATTGATGGAACTGAACCTAAGTTATATGATATAAAAATAGAAAAATTGCTTTTTCAAGATGTTCCAGGACCTAAAAGTATGGTTATTAAAATAACTGATAATGAATTATTGAATAAAACTGGGGGAATAGTTCAAGGTATGAGTGGAAGTCCTATAATTCAAGATAATAAACTGGTAGGAGCTGTAACACATGTTCTTATAAATCGTCCAGATGTTGGTTATGGAATTTATATAGAATGGATGCTTAAAGATGCGGAAATACTACAAAATAACTAG
- the dxs gene encoding 1-deoxy-D-xylulose-5-phosphate synthase, which yields MSGIIDNYKELYQLKDMSFSQLDKFAEEIRNFLVNKVSKTGGHLASNLGVVELTLSLYKVFNLNNDKIVWDVGHQTYVHKILTGRAENFDNLRKYGGMSGFPKRCESKYDFFETGHSSTSISAALGMARARDLKGQKHNVIAVIGDGALTGGMAIEALNDVGDKKTNLIIILNDNQMSIGKNVGGVSTYLSRIRIDPKYNKFKADFNDVLRKTNIGNGVADSISKIKSGIKQILVPGMFFEEIGIKYLGPIDGHDIRELTKVMTMAKEIKGPVLIHTITQKGKGYKFAEKDPDRFHGIGAFNLDTGKVSKISGNTYSKAFGSSIVELAKEDNRIVGITAAMRDGTGLKEFSEKFPKRFFDVGIAEQHAVTLAAGMAREGLRPIFAVYSTFLQRAYDQVIHDVCHQNLPVIFAIDRAGIVGSDGETHQGIFDLSFLNHMPNMTIMCPKNLSEMKYMFKWAINQNCPIAIRYPRGGDVIDLHVKENYIKGKWEVLKDNGNISIIATGKMVAIAMKVSDKMQKLGINVNVINACFVKPLDKALIKKLILKDHKVITLEDNVITGGFGESVLQCINTLKQDSQVKVLNLGFQDNFIPHGSVDTLYKVNNLDVDGIIKSIVKIL from the coding sequence ATGAGTGGAATAATTGATAATTATAAAGAACTTTATCAGCTAAAAGATATGTCTTTTTCTCAATTAGACAAATTTGCAGAAGAAATTAGAAACTTTTTAGTAAATAAAGTTTCTAAAACAGGAGGGCATTTAGCGTCTAATTTAGGAGTAGTAGAACTTACATTAAGTTTATATAAAGTTTTTAATTTAAATAATGATAAAATCGTATGGGATGTTGGACATCAAACTTATGTTCATAAAATACTTACTGGAAGAGCAGAGAATTTTGATAATTTAAGAAAATATGGTGGCATGAGTGGTTTCCCTAAAAGATGTGAGAGCAAATACGATTTTTTTGAAACAGGTCATAGTAGTACATCAATTTCTGCTGCTTTAGGTATGGCAAGAGCAAGAGATTTAAAGGGACAAAAGCATAATGTTATTGCTGTAATTGGAGATGGTGCATTAACAGGGGGAATGGCTATTGAAGCCTTAAATGATGTAGGTGATAAAAAAACCAATTTGATTATTATATTAAATGATAATCAAATGTCTATAGGAAAAAATGTTGGAGGAGTATCTACATATTTAAGTAGAATTAGGATTGATCCAAAGTATAATAAATTCAAAGCAGATTTTAATGATGTTTTGAGAAAGACTAATATAGGGAATGGAGTTGCTGATTCCATAAGTAAGATTAAATCTGGAATAAAGCAAATTTTAGTTCCAGGAATGTTTTTTGAAGAGATAGGAATAAAGTATTTAGGTCCTATAGATGGTCATGATATAAGAGAACTTACTAAGGTTATGACTATGGCCAAAGAAATAAAGGGACCTGTTTTAATACATACAATTACACAAAAAGGAAAAGGATATAAATTTGCGGAGAAGGATCCAGATAGATTTCATGGAATTGGAGCTTTTAATTTAGATACGGGAAAAGTATCTAAAATAAGCGGAAATACATATTCTAAAGCTTTTGGCAGTAGTATAGTTGAACTAGCAAAGGAAGACAACAGAATAGTGGGAATCACTGCTGCTATGAGAGATGGAACCGGACTTAAAGAGTTTAGTGAAAAATTTCCTAAACGTTTTTTTGATGTAGGAATTGCAGAACAGCATGCAGTAACACTTGCAGCGGGGATGGCAAGAGAAGGATTAAGACCTATATTTGCTGTATATTCTACGTTTTTGCAAAGGGCTTATGATCAAGTTATTCATGATGTGTGTCATCAAAATTTACCCGTTATTTTCGCCATAGATAGAGCGGGCATAGTAGGTAGTGATGGAGAAACACATCAAGGAATTTTTGATTTATCATTTCTTAATCATATGCCTAATATGACTATCATGTGTCCTAAGAATCTTAGTGAGATGAAATATATGTTTAAGTGGGCTATAAATCAAAATTGTCCTATTGCTATAAGATATCCAAGAGGTGGAGATGTTATAGATTTACATGTTAAAGAGAATTACATAAAAGGAAAATGGGAAGTATTAAAAGATAACGGTAACATATCTATAATTGCTACTGGAAAAATGGTAGCTATAGCTATGAAGGTTTCTGACAAAATGCAAAAATTAGGAATTAACGTAAACGTAATAAATGCATGTTTTGTTAAACCACTTGATAAAGCTTTGATAAAAAAGTTAATTTTAAAAGATCATAAAGTTATAACATTAGAGGATAATGTTATAACTGGTGGATTTGGAGAAAGCGTTCTTCAGTGTATAAATACTTTAAAGCAAGATAGTCAAGTTAAGGTTTTAAATTTAGGATTTCAAGATAATTTTATACCTCATGGTAGTGTTGATACTTTATATAAAGTAAATAATTTAGATGTAGATGGAATAATAAAAAGTATAGTTAAAATTTTATAA
- a CDS encoding DegV family protein produces MNKYTILTDSCCDLPIDYLINNNVSYVSLTYRLDDKEFYDDFGQSVKYTEIYDYMRKGNIPKTSQVNPQAFYNVFKEILDKNQNILYICVSSGLSGTYNSANIAKSMILDEYKESKIEIVDVLTASLGQGLMVMKSVEMKNAGMDLEQTAKKLEDIRFKLNTYITVDDLNYLKKGGRISSTAALVGAVLHIKPILTLNDEGKVISILKVKGKKSLIRKLSEIVCEKITNPEQEEICICHADSEFQAEKLKEAILQKIQVRNVVINDIGPVVGTYGGPGALAVFFIGEHRQNHVIDV; encoded by the coding sequence ATGAATAAATATACTATATTAACAGATTCATGTTGTGATTTGCCTATAGATTACTTGATAAACAATAATGTAAGTTATGTAAGTCTAACTTATAGGCTAGATGATAAAGAATTTTATGATGATTTTGGACAAAGTGTAAAATATACAGAGATTTATGATTATATGCGAAAAGGTAATATACCTAAGACTTCTCAAGTTAATCCTCAGGCTTTTTATAATGTTTTTAAAGAGATATTAGATAAGAACCAAAATATTTTATATATATGTGTATCTTCAGGATTAAGTGGCACATATAATAGTGCTAATATAGCAAAAAGTATGATATTAGATGAATACAAGGAGAGTAAAATAGAAATTGTAGACGTATTAACTGCATCTTTAGGACAAGGATTAATGGTAATGAAATCTGTGGAGATGAAAAATGCGGGAATGGATTTAGAGCAAACTGCTAAAAAATTAGAAGATATAAGATTTAAATTAAATACTTATATAACGGTGGATGACCTTAATTATTTAAAAAAAGGAGGAAGAATTTCTAGTACTGCTGCTTTAGTTGGAGCTGTACTTCATATTAAACCAATTCTTACATTAAATGATGAAGGAAAGGTTATTTCTATACTCAAGGTAAAAGGAAAAAAGAGTCTTATTAGAAAGTTATCAGAAATTGTCTGTGAAAAAATAACAAATCCTGAACAAGAAGAAATATGTATATGTCATGCAGATTCTGAATTTCAAGCTGAAAAATTAAAAGAAGCAATATTACAAAAGATTCAAGTTAGAAATGTAGTAATAAATGATATAGGACCAGTGGTGGGAACTTACGGTGGTCCAGGAGCTTTAGCAGTATTCTTTATTGGAGAACACAGACAAAATCATGTTATAGATGTTTAA
- a CDS encoding arginine repressor — protein MKIQRHSKILEIINTKDIETQEELAEELKKRGVDVTQATVSRDIKELKLIKVLSENGNYKYATISKSDSFITNKLVNVFTNTVISVESVQNFVVVKTLSGSGSAAAESIDSMNFDGIAGTIAGDNTIFILTMNEDKAQEIVKKLRKMLSNK, from the coding sequence ATGAAAATTCAACGACATTCTAAAATTTTAGAAATAATAAATACAAAAGATATAGAAACTCAAGAAGAACTTGCAGAAGAGTTAAAAAAAAGAGGCGTTGATGTTACACAGGCAACTGTATCTCGTGATATTAAAGAACTAAAATTAATTAAGGTTTTATCAGAAAATGGAAATTACAAATATGCTACTATATCTAAAAGTGATAGTTTTATAACTAATAAGCTAGTTAATGTATTTACAAATACGGTAATAAGCGTTGAGAGTGTACAAAACTTTGTTGTAGTAAAAACTTTATCAGGATCAGGGTCCGCAGCGGCGGAATCTATTGATTCTATGAATTTTGATGGAATCGCTGGAACTATAGCAGGAGATAACACTATATTTATACTAACTATGAATGAAGATAAAGCTCAAGAAATAGTAAAAAAACTAAGGAAGATGCTTTCTAACAAATAG
- a CDS encoding NAD(+)/NADH kinase, producing the protein MKNIGLNINSSKFIDESIIESIINKINKYISDAKVTIYKDSRGLDSASTYDLDIIIVLGGDGTILRTARAVSKYGVPIFGINMGHLGFLTEVEISEFEEAIKKLSSHDYIIEDRMMLECNVNNQNKNAKYISLNDIVISRGTLSRILNYEIFIDNKLYTSFNSDGVIISTPTGSTGYALSAGGPIIYPTLEVMSVIPICPHSMKNRSIMIESDSKIDIKINHKRESVFLTLDGQEAIELDKCEEIIIKKCNFKCKLIRIHGYDYFEVLRKKIF; encoded by the coding sequence ATGAAAAATATAGGTTTAAATATTAATAGTAGCAAATTTATAGATGAAAGTATAATAGAAAGTATTATAAATAAAATAAATAAATATATTTCAGATGCTAAAGTTACAATCTATAAAGACTCTAGAGGACTTGATTCTGCTAGTACATATGATCTTGATATAATTATAGTTTTAGGTGGAGATGGTACCATTCTTAGGACAGCCAGAGCAGTATCTAAATATGGAGTACCTATATTTGGAATAAATATGGGTCATCTTGGATTTTTAACAGAAGTAGAAATTTCTGAGTTTGAAGAAGCTATTAAAAAATTGAGTTCACATGACTATATAATAGAAGATAGAATGATGTTAGAGTGCAATGTTAATAATCAAAATAAAAATGCAAAATATATTTCATTAAATGATATAGTAATATCAAGAGGAACATTATCAAGAATATTAAACTATGAGATTTTTATAGATAATAAGCTTTATACGTCATTTAATTCTGATGGAGTAATTATTTCAACTCCTACAGGTTCTACAGGATATGCACTTTCAGCTGGTGGACCAATAATTTATCCTACTTTAGAGGTTATGTCGGTAATACCTATATGTCCACATTCTATGAAAAACAGAAGTATAATGATAGAAAGTGATAGTAAAATTGATATTAAGATAAATCATAAAAGAGAAAGTGTATTTTTAACATTAGATGGGCAAGAAGCTATTGAACTTGATAAATGTGAAGAAATTATAATAAAAAAATGTAATTTTAAATGTAAACTTATAAGAATACATGGGTATGATTATTTTGAAGTATTAAGGAAAAAAATATTTTAG
- the spo0A gene encoding sporulation transcription factor Spo0A, protein MENNKISVVIADDNKEFCNILNDYLLNQRDIVVTGVAKDGIEALKLIQEKKPDLLILDIIMPHLDGLGVLEKLSTINIDHLPRIIVLSAVGQDKITQRAITLGADYYVVKPFDMDVFTKRIRQMFNNTISNEGIKKVATLIETEEINIVKNEPMDLESEITNIIHEIGVPAHIKGYMYLREAISMVVNDVELLSAVTKELYPSIAKKYNTTASRVERAIRHAIEVAWSRGQIETINRIFGYTIHNGKGKPTNSEFIAMVADKLRLKNKVS, encoded by the coding sequence ATGGAAAACAATAAAATAAGTGTAGTAATTGCAGATGACAATAAGGAATTTTGTAATATTTTAAATGATTATCTTTTAAATCAAAGAGATATTGTAGTAACTGGTGTTGCTAAGGATGGTATAGAAGCACTAAAGTTAATACAAGAAAAAAAGCCAGATTTATTAATTCTTGATATAATAATGCCTCATTTAGATGGTCTTGGTGTTTTAGAAAAACTAAGTACTATAAATATAGATCATTTGCCTAGAATTATTGTACTTTCAGCAGTAGGACAAGACAAAATAACTCAAAGAGCTATAACTTTGGGTGCAGATTATTATGTTGTAAAACCTTTTGATATGGACGTATTTACAAAAAGAATAAGACAAATGTTCAATAATACTATATCGAATGAAGGGATTAAAAAGGTTGCAACATTAATAGAAACAGAAGAAATTAATATTGTTAAGAATGAGCCTATGGATTTAGAATCAGAAATTACCAATATAATACATGAAATAGGGGTTCCAGCACATATAAAAGGTTATATGTATCTTAGAGAAGCTATTAGTATGGTTGTAAATGATGTTGAACTTTTATCAGCTGTCACAAAAGAATTATATCCATCTATAGCTAAGAAATATAATACCACTGCTAGCAGAGTAGAAAGAGCTATAAGACATGCTATAGAAGTAGCTTGGTCAAGAGGACAAATAGAAACTATAAATAGAATTTTTGGCTACACTATTCACAATGGAAAAGGAAAACCAACAAACTCAGAGTTTATAGCTATGGTTGCTGACAAGTTAAGATTAAAAAATAAAGTTAGCTAG
- the recN gene encoding DNA repair protein RecN codes for MLLQLNIKNFALIEELTINFEKGFNILTGETGAGKSILIDAINYVLGGKFNKGLIRTGENRTFVEAIFDIENTTIANVLKHMDISCEDLLIISRETFKSGKSVVKANGKSLLIADIRKISSILINIHGQHDNQELLNSAKHIYYLDKFGEKLLNDSLNKYSISYEKLLQIDNKIKEFGMEDGEKEKLMDFLKYQIEEIENLKLKSGEDKELEEQYSILNNAEKITNALSESYNILYNSSDNYTSVYDLLNRVIREIRSVENHMEKVKDIADSLEECYFNIEQNVTDIRNIQNTVIYDKNELEFINSRIFQIDSLKRKYGATIDEILLYKDKIQNQFDEMSNSNKIIEELKIKRNNIIEELRKQAQIIHNIRLDVSSILEKRIKKELDYVGLEKSVLKINVDFKDDFYINGCDKVKFLISTNPGEPLQPLDKVVSGGELSRIMLSLKTTFVDKDEIPSVIFDEIDTGISGRVAQRVAEKMYLISRGHQVFCVTHLPQIASMSDNHFLVFKDVKNEKTYTNIVPITNEEKESEIARMIGGSEITELTLKNAKEMVNIALKRKNELL; via the coding sequence ATGCTTCTTCAATTAAATATTAAAAATTTTGCTTTGATAGAAGAATTGACGATTAATTTTGAAAAAGGTTTCAATATATTAACAGGAGAAACTGGAGCTGGTAAATCTATATTAATAGATGCAATAAATTATGTTTTAGGTGGAAAATTTAATAAAGGATTAATAAGAACAGGTGAAAATAGAACCTTTGTAGAAGCTATATTTGATATAGAAAATACTACTATAGCAAATGTATTAAAACATATGGATATTTCTTGTGAAGATCTATTGATTATAAGTAGAGAAACTTTTAAATCAGGAAAAAGTGTTGTTAAAGCAAATGGGAAATCATTATTAATTGCAGATATAAGAAAAATTTCCAGTATATTAATAAATATCCATGGACAGCATGATAATCAAGAATTATTAAATTCAGCAAAACATATTTATTATCTAGATAAATTTGGAGAAAAATTATTAAATGACTCTTTAAATAAGTATAGTATTAGTTATGAAAAATTATTACAAATAGATAATAAAATAAAAGAATTTGGTATGGAAGATGGAGAAAAAGAAAAATTAATGGATTTTCTTAAATATCAAATAGAAGAAATAGAAAATTTAAAATTAAAATCTGGTGAAGATAAAGAATTAGAAGAACAATATTCTATACTTAATAATGCTGAAAAAATAACTAATGCATTATCAGAAAGTTATAACATATTATATAATAGCAGTGATAATTATACATCTGTTTATGATTTATTAAATAGGGTTATTCGTGAAATTAGAAGTGTTGAAAATCACATGGAAAAAGTAAAAGATATAGCAGATTCTTTAGAAGAGTGTTATTTTAATATAGAGCAAAATGTAACTGATATTAGAAATATTCAAAATACAGTTATATATGATAAAAATGAATTAGAATTTATAAATAGTAGAATATTTCAGATAGATTCTCTTAAAAGAAAATATGGAGCTACTATTGATGAAATACTATTATATAAAGATAAAATACAAAATCAGTTTGATGAAATGAGCAATAGTAATAAAATCATAGAAGAATTAAAAATAAAAAGAAATAATATAATAGAAGAGTTAAGAAAACAAGCTCAAATTATACATAATATAAGATTAGATGTTAGTAGTATATTAGAAAAAAGAATAAAGAAAGAACTTGATTATGTTGGTCTTGAAAAGAGTGTTTTAAAAATTAATGTTGATTTTAAAGATGACTTTTATATAAACGGATGTGATAAAGTTAAATTTTTAATATCAACTAATCCAGGTGAACCATTACAACCTTTAGATAAAGTAGTGTCTGGAGGAGAATTATCTAGAATAATGCTTAGTTTAAAAACGACATTTGTTGATAAAGATGAAATACCATCAGTAATATTTGATGAAATAGATACTGGAATAAGTGGTAGAGTGGCTCAAAGAGTGGCTGAAAAAATGTATTTAATTTCAAGAGGACATCAAGTATTTTGTGTGACACATCTTCCTCAAATAGCTAGTATGTCTGATAATCATTTTTTAGTTTTTAAGGACGTAAAAAATGAAAAAACATATACTAATATAGTACCAATTACTAATGAAGAAAAAGAAAGTGAAATAGCAAGAATGATTGGTGGATCTGAAATTACAGAATTAACGTTAAAAAATGCTAAAGAAATGGTTAATATAGCACTTAAGAGAAAAAATGAATTACTATAA
- a CDS encoding CAP domain-containing protein encodes MKKKVLSILIMLGMLSVPNVVQASENINVNKFCIQNGCKTSTVMYEEFLKFIYKNLEPQTKKYFCGGEEVVQSLCKYTLINNDCNVRNLNCVNYMYNMINKEFEYKDNCYNSIKLVELQKSDILKEIPLDRDVKISNNDIKEETEVKTEEQTNPQVDQEVKSQDKVDTKVENKEEVKPNSEVKSIENKDEKLSSNYKNEVNKRMVQLVNELRQSQGVAPLKSVDILNNLAEKRSQYMATTGEFSHNDKNGNFIFKEDLDKINYKWNNVGENIAQNYYSNDPDKLAEELFNQWKNSPGHYKNMINSDFNELGFGIGMTQDRKVYATQGFVGRR; translated from the coding sequence ATGAAGAAAAAGGTTTTATCAATATTAATTATGTTAGGAATGTTGTCAGTTCCAAATGTTGTACAAGCTAGTGAAAATATTAATGTAAATAAGTTTTGTATACAAAATGGATGTAAAACATCAACAGTTATGTATGAGGAATTTTTAAAATTTATTTATAAGAATTTAGAACCACAAACTAAAAAATATTTTTGTGGTGGAGAAGAAGTAGTACAATCATTATGTAAATATACTTTAATAAATAATGATTGTAATGTACGTAACTTAAATTGTGTAAATTATATGTATAATATGATTAATAAAGAATTTGAATATAAAGATAATTGTTATAATAGTATTAAACTAGTTGAACTTCAAAAAAGTGATATTTTAAAAGAGATACCCTTAGATAGGGATGTTAAAATAAGTAACAATGATATTAAAGAAGAAACTGAAGTAAAAACAGAAGAACAAACAAATCCACAAGTTGATCAAGAAGTTAAATCACAAGATAAGGTAGATACAAAAGTAGAAAATAAAGAAGAAGTAAAACCAAATTCAGAAGTTAAATCAATAGAAAATAAAGATGAAAAATTATCATCAAATTATAAAAATGAAGTAAATAAAAGAATGGTACAATTAGTTAACGAACTTAGACAATCTCAAGGGGTAGCTCCTCTTAAAAGCGTAGATATATTGAATAATTTAGCTGAAAAACGTTCACAATATATGGCTACAACAGGAGAGTTTTCTCATAACGATAAAAATGGAAATTTTATATTCAAAGAAGACTTAGATAAAATTAATTATAAATGGAATAATGTTGGAGAGAATATAGCGCAAAATTATTATTCTAATGATCCGGATAAGTTAGCAGAAGAACTATTTAATCAATGGAAAAATTCTCCGGGACACTATAAAAATATGATAAATTCAGATTTTAATGAACTAGGATTTGGAATAGGTATGACACAAGATAGAAAAGTCTATGCAACACAAGGATTTGTAGGAAGAAGATAG
- a CDS encoding NUDIX hydrolase: MNFTEKTIDEVNKYNGKIIKLDIRTVELPNGKTSTREIVKHPGGVAILAFKDKDTILLVEQFRNPLENTILEIPAGKLEPNEEIEICGRRELEEEIGYKANKFTYLGKIVTSPGFCNECIYIYKAEELYEGIIGGDEDEFINTHEIKIEKLKEMIKNGDVIDGKTIAALTFI; this comes from the coding sequence ATGAATTTTACTGAAAAAACTATAGACGAAGTTAATAAATATAATGGAAAAATAATAAAACTAGATATTAGAACCGTAGAATTACCTAATGGTAAAACATCTACAAGAGAAATTGTTAAGCATCCTGGTGGAGTAGCTATTTTAGCTTTTAAAGATAAAGATACTATATTACTAGTAGAGCAATTTCGTAATCCCTTGGAAAATACTATATTAGAAATACCGGCAGGTAAATTAGAGCCAAATGAAGAAATTGAGATATGTGGAAGAAGAGAACTAGAAGAAGAGATAGGATATAAAGCAAATAAGTTTACTTATCTTGGTAAAATAGTAACTAGTCCTGGATTTTGTAATGAATGTATTTATATATATAAGGCAGAAGAATTATATGAAGGTATTATTGGTGGAGATGAAGATGAATTTATCAATACACATGAAATTAAAATTGAAAAACTAAAGGAAATGATAAAAAATGGAGACGTAATAGATGGTAAAACCATAGCCGCACTTACATTTATTTAA